Proteins encoded in a region of the Hyphomicrobiales bacterium genome:
- a CDS encoding ubiquinol-cytochrome C chaperone family protein, with protein sequence MVFGLGFLKRSTKGRDLRIRKVYDHLVLQARLPDFYQSYQVADTVSGRFDMIVLHAFLFFQRLKGEGSIAKEFGQEVFDIFFEDMDRSLRELGVGYQAVPKRIKKMGEAFYGRVSAYDAALDLAVSSGDISSLSDALHRNIFPDVDEAPEAAASLANYMIESVKLLGECDLQALYEADFTLPNPDQFLLDSTLKKGNHA encoded by the coding sequence ATGGTTTTCGGTTTGGGGTTTTTAAAGCGTAGTACTAAGGGCCGTGATTTGCGGATTCGTAAGGTTTATGACCATTTGGTCTTACAGGCGCGATTGCCAGATTTTTATCAATCCTATCAGGTGGCTGATACTGTTTCAGGCCGATTTGATATGATTGTTCTTCACGCATTTTTGTTTTTTCAGCGGCTAAAAGGTGAAGGTAGCATTGCGAAAGAGTTTGGACAGGAAGTCTTTGATATATTTTTTGAGGATATGGATAGGTCCTTGCGTGAGCTTGGGGTGGGATATCAGGCTGTGCCAAAACGCATTAAAAAGATGGGTGAGGCATTTTATGGCCGCGTATCGGCCTATGATGCAGCCCTTGATTTAGCTGTGAGTAGCGGCGATATATCGTCGCTTAGCGATGCATTGCACAGGAATATATTTCCTGACGTGGATGAGGCCCCAGAAGCCGCTGCCAGCCTTGCAAACTATATGATAGAAAGCGTAAAACTTCTTGGTGAGTGTGACCTGCAAGCCCTATATGAAGCTGATTTTACATTACCAAATCCTGATCAATTTTTGCTCGATTCAACTTTGAAAAAGGGAAATCATGCCTGA
- a CDS encoding outer membrane protein assembly factor BamE, which produces MIKQALFTTIQQMCNSTIHFGAKFALLVYIDVKYRYFFKVKVNMNSRNSKNKQLKTLISTAALGIVLGLSGCAVSQTLQHGYVVSPEALRQVPVGASQDQVLLALGTPSTVEKFDRQGFYYISQTAQKRAAFSKGKIVNQRVIAVYFDEEGTVEQIGDFGLKDGKVFDFLTRTTPTGGSEITFLQQIFNAASKPLNNILGN; this is translated from the coding sequence TTGATCAAACAGGCACTCTTTACGACTATTCAACAGATGTGCAATAGCACAATACACTTTGGTGCTAAATTTGCCTTATTGGTGTATATAGATGTCAAATATCGTTATTTTTTCAAGGTCAAAGTCAATATGAACTCTCGTAATAGCAAGAACAAGCAATTGAAAACTCTTATTTCAACTGCAGCGCTTGGAATAGTCCTCGGCTTGTCAGGATGTGCTGTTTCTCAAACGTTACAGCATGGCTATGTGGTTTCACCGGAAGCCTTACGACAAGTCCCGGTTGGCGCGAGTCAAGATCAGGTATTGCTGGCCCTAGGCACCCCCTCAACCGTCGAAAAATTCGATCGTCAAGGGTTTTATTATATCAGCCAAACGGCACAAAAGAGAGCTGCATTTAGCAAAGGAAAAATTGTAAATCAGCGCGTTATTGCTGTTTATTTTGATGAGGAAGGAACCGTTGAACAGATTGGTGATTTTGGCCTCAAAGATGGTAAAGTGTTTGACTTCCTGACCAGAACAACACCAACAGGCGGTTCGGAAATCACTTTCCTACAGCAAATATTCAACGCAGCCTCCAAACCACTTAATAACATCTTGGGCAACTAA
- a CDS encoding DNA polymerase IV: MTKNAVNHGLCICRDCQSWQAPPINLKRRRCRSCASPRLLAHKELQELTIAHIDCDSFYAAVEKRDNPDLIDKPVIIGGGRRGVVSTACYIARIHGVHSAQPMFKALDACPNAVVIRPNMEKYVRVGRQIREQMMTLTPLVEPISIDEAFLDLSGTQRLHGHSPAETLVQFCRHIEDTIGISISIGLSFNKFLAKIASDLEKPRGFSVIGREEALSFLKDKPVGMIWGVGKAMKAKLASDGIATIGQLQTMNEADLARNYGAMGIKLACLARAHDTRIVSTDSKTKSISSETTFDSDIADLTLLTKKLRALSDKVSKQLKTKEYSGHTIVLKLKTADFKTRTRNRKIHDPTQLADRIFRTGLDLLKRETDGTKFRLLGIGVSDLYPAEAADPDDLIDLQSMKRAQAERAMDDVRDKFGQKAVNLGILMNDATKPQRDG, translated from the coding sequence ATGACAAAGAATGCAGTAAACCACGGTCTCTGCATTTGTCGTGACTGTCAAAGCTGGCAAGCACCACCAATCAACCTAAAACGGCGAAGATGCCGGTCATGTGCCAGCCCCCGCCTGCTCGCTCATAAAGAATTGCAAGAGCTGACCATTGCCCATATCGATTGCGATTCATTTTATGCCGCAGTCGAAAAACGCGATAATCCAGACTTAATAGACAAACCCGTCATTATTGGTGGTGGACGACGCGGCGTGGTGTCCACCGCTTGCTATATTGCCCGCATACATGGCGTACACTCAGCTCAACCCATGTTCAAAGCCTTGGACGCATGCCCCAATGCTGTGGTTATCAGGCCAAATATGGAAAAGTATGTCCGCGTGGGCCGCCAAATTCGCGAACAAATGATGACCCTTACCCCGCTTGTAGAACCGATATCCATCGATGAAGCCTTTCTTGATCTCTCTGGCACCCAACGCCTGCATGGTCACTCACCGGCCGAAACACTCGTACAATTCTGTCGTCATATTGAAGATACCATAGGGATCAGCATCTCAATCGGACTATCCTTCAATAAATTTCTCGCGAAAATTGCTTCCGACCTTGAAAAACCGCGTGGTTTTTCTGTCATCGGACGTGAAGAAGCACTCAGCTTTTTAAAAGACAAACCAGTTGGCATGATTTGGGGGGTGGGCAAGGCCATGAAAGCGAAACTAGCGAGCGACGGTATCGCGACCATTGGCCAATTACAAACCATGAATGAAGCCGACCTTGCTCGCAATTATGGTGCTATGGGTATTAAGCTCGCATGTCTCGCACGCGCCCATGACACCCGTATAGTCTCAACCGACAGCAAGACCAAAAGCATCTCCTCAGAGACCACCTTTGATAGCGATATTGCAGACCTCACTCTTTTAACAAAAAAACTCAGAGCCTTAAGCGATAAAGTATCAAAGCAACTTAAAACCAAAGAATATAGTGGTCATACCATTGTACTGAAATTAAAAACCGCTGACTTCAAGACGAGAACAAGGAATCGCAAAATTCACGATCCCACGCAGCTAGCAGACCGCATTTTCAGAACGGGTCTCGATCTTTTAAAACGCGAAACTGACGGAACAAAATTCCGCCTTCTCGGCATTGGAGTTAGCGATCTTTATCCCGCAGAAGCAGCTGATCCCGATGATCTGATTGATCTACAGTCAATGAAAAGAGCGCAGGCCGAGCGCGCTATGGATGATGTTCGTGATAAATTCGGCCAAAAGGCCGTCAATCTCGGCATATTGATGAATGACGCCACAAAGCCACAACGCGACGGCTGA
- a CDS encoding DUF1849 family protein codes for MLFSKALPLSIVLLSATTLSAFSASMAPHRAVYDIKFQSAQADSKIIGGSGKWVLELNGAACTGYNVSYRFVTQLEDNDGINFLLDTRGKNFESGEGNAFDFSNSTYQDNRIIEDVKGVASRKDGSIGVRLSRPEAVDTVLSEDVQFPVQHFIKLIEKAKAGEKLVSSTVYEGVEGGMAAFDVTAAIAKEGEVEKGKSLPYQALEDKKLRRWPVSLSYYRITDEQDTTPEWANSFVLYENGVTRQFVFDYGQFALTGTMRELEFLPEEDCS; via the coding sequence ATGTTGTTCTCGAAAGCTCTCCCTCTTTCTATCGTTCTTTTATCTGCTACGACGCTTTCTGCTTTTTCTGCGAGTATGGCGCCACATCGTGCGGTTTATGACATCAAGTTTCAATCAGCGCAGGCAGATTCTAAAATCATTGGTGGCAGCGGTAAATGGGTTTTGGAATTGAATGGTGCTGCTTGTACTGGATATAATGTTTCCTATCGTTTTGTTACACAACTTGAAGATAATGACGGTATAAATTTTTTACTCGATACGCGTGGGAAGAATTTCGAAAGCGGAGAGGGCAATGCTTTCGATTTTTCTAACTCAACCTATCAAGACAATAGAATTATTGAAGATGTTAAAGGTGTCGCTTCGCGCAAAGACGGTTCAATTGGAGTGAGATTATCGCGACCTGAGGCTGTGGATACAGTGTTGTCTGAAGATGTGCAGTTTCCAGTGCAACATTTCATTAAATTGATTGAGAAGGCAAAAGCTGGCGAAAAACTTGTCTCAAGTACTGTTTATGAAGGTGTGGAGGGCGGCATGGCTGCTTTTGATGTAACAGCGGCTATTGCCAAAGAAGGCGAAGTGGAAAAAGGAAAATCTCTTCCTTATCAGGCGTTAGAAGATAAAAAGCTGCGCCGTTGGCCAGTTTCACTTTCTTATTATAGAATAACAGATGAGCAAGACACGACCCCTGAGTGGGCTAATTCATTTGTACTTTATGAAAATGGCGTGACTCGGCAGTTCGTTTTTGATTATGGCCAGTTCGCACTTACTGGCACAATGAGAGAGCTTGAATTCCTGCCGGAAGAAGATTGCTCTTAA